Proteins found in one Lysinibacillus fusiformis genomic segment:
- a CDS encoding LysR family transcriptional regulator codes for MNIDHIEAFLYVVHYKSTHKAANALFLSQPTVTARIKSLERELGVELFYRDGRSVSVSEKGKDFLPFATQIVQTFQQGKKQLEETQETDEVCIGANGVTAQYFLAYALPKWKEQFPYLRFQLITGSTTMILEKLQSHQIHLGFIQYVHRDGIENELLLNNAVKLVKHRDHPLQLHELIQAKELAQQKMVFFECGAFDWNYVHKMFEVEGVAANIEVRADHLEVAKEFIRTKDYLSFLPHLCVKKELESGEFVEIDVKHLLDMNQHIFLTYKEKDTLPSAFWQTICETARHFEGMWEMH; via the coding sequence GTGAATATAGATCATATCGAGGCATTTTTATATGTTGTCCATTACAAAAGTACCCATAAAGCAGCCAATGCTTTGTTTCTATCTCAACCGACTGTAACTGCACGTATCAAATCATTAGAACGAGAGCTAGGGGTTGAGTTATTTTACCGAGATGGTCGAAGTGTGAGCGTATCAGAGAAAGGGAAAGATTTTTTACCATTTGCTACACAAATTGTGCAAACATTTCAGCAAGGAAAGAAGCAATTAGAAGAAACGCAGGAGACAGATGAGGTATGTATTGGGGCAAATGGGGTGACAGCCCAGTATTTCTTAGCCTATGCATTGCCTAAGTGGAAAGAGCAATTTCCTTATTTGCGTTTTCAACTAATCACAGGTTCCACAACAATGATTTTAGAAAAACTGCAAAGCCACCAAATTCATCTAGGGTTTATTCAATATGTGCATAGGGATGGCATTGAGAACGAACTTTTATTAAACAATGCCGTGAAACTTGTCAAACACCGTGATCACCCATTGCAACTACATGAACTCATCCAAGCAAAAGAATTAGCCCAACAGAAAATGGTGTTTTTTGAATGTGGGGCGTTTGATTGGAATTATGTGCATAAAATGTTCGAGGTAGAGGGTGTGGCAGCCAATATTGAAGTACGAGCAGATCATTTAGAAGTTGCTAAAGAATTCATTCGAACAAAAGACTATCTAAGTTTTTTACCACATCTTTGCGTCAAAAAGGAACTGGAAAGTGGTGAATTTGTGGAGATAGACGTCAAGCATTTGCTTGATATGAATCAACATATATTTTTAACCTATAAAGAAAAAGACACATTGCCGTCAGCTTTTTGGCAGACGATTTGTGAAACAGCTAGGCACTTTGAAGGCATGTGGGAAATGCATTGA